In one Winogradskyella sp. MH6 genomic region, the following are encoded:
- a CDS encoding hybrid sensor histidine kinase/response regulator gives MKPFLLITYILALFSYAQKPAFDPENPSRKFFEYAEYALIDNKDFSLEDIIKAENIDFKDLNSENHDLGFTSDSYWLRFKLKNSSDTPKTYYLSTARPITDVVNLYSIANGIKIQRSGDQIPFDERAVDHRQTVFKIELKPNNTTQFYIELKSDGETINLPLNLYSQSEFILSNYKQQLFLGLFYGVLLLAGLIYLFFYKSLKNKAFLYYGLYVFSIALMQAALDGFVYQYIFPNAGYINSRMVLISALFSNFFLLKYCEYFLNIETHLPKLKKVYKGIYTVLFVVFAMIFINKQTLELAYPISNLNGLLSLVLILASMFAIRFKKIPLDPYFSIGIFFLVIGLLGFVMNNLGMLSTNFYTLNSSKFGTGFEVIFLSLSMTNFLRKLREQKEKSQELALKKSEEISELKTYFMSNISHELRTPINAIMGIVETELANNSNSKEDRKKYQVVRNASISLLSNVNDILDFEKMEKKELVLKEEVFNPSLLLNQISENWKAEALKKGLSYRFEMDSEITTKVEGDADRLLQIINNVLSNAIKFTNSGTVVFKLKCVTQPNNFSKFIFQISDTGIGMDKESMATVFDSFNQMRKNHKRQFGGIGLGLNIAKHLVGLFKGSIEIQSELNKGTEVFIEIPLKNVVDKSVEIPVGQNKELQNPMHILVVEDNKLNQMVMRKLLSSFDNVTFSVVDNGKEAIEALKQEVYDLVLMDLQMPEMDGYEATELIRGGELGNVTGNIPIIAVTADAMQETRQRVLDLGMNDYMTKPVKRGLLLQKIKNCSEESNKLNIVA, from the coding sequence ATGAAACCATTCTTACTAATAACCTACATATTGGCATTATTTTCTTATGCCCAAAAACCAGCTTTTGATCCTGAAAATCCATCGCGGAAATTTTTTGAGTATGCAGAATACGCTCTAATAGACAATAAAGATTTCTCCTTAGAAGATATCATAAAAGCTGAAAATATTGACTTTAAAGACTTAAATTCTGAAAACCACGATTTGGGTTTTACATCAGATAGTTATTGGCTTAGATTTAAACTAAAAAACAGCTCAGATACTCCAAAAACCTATTATTTAAGCACTGCTAGACCAATTACCGATGTTGTTAATCTATACAGCATTGCAAATGGAATAAAAATTCAGAGAAGTGGAGATCAAATACCATTTGACGAGAGAGCTGTAGATCATAGGCAAACTGTTTTTAAAATTGAACTTAAACCTAATAACACAACACAATTTTATATAGAACTTAAAAGTGATGGCGAGACTATTAATCTACCTCTAAACCTGTATAGCCAATCTGAATTTATTTTATCTAATTATAAGCAGCAATTGTTCTTGGGGCTTTTTTACGGTGTTTTGCTGCTTGCCGGATTAATTTATCTTTTCTTTTATAAGAGCTTAAAGAATAAAGCTTTCCTTTATTATGGATTATATGTGTTTTCTATTGCATTAATGCAAGCGGCTTTAGATGGTTTTGTATATCAATATATTTTTCCAAATGCAGGATATATTAATAGTAGAATGGTTTTAATATCTGCTCTTTTTTCAAACTTCTTTCTTCTTAAATATTGTGAATATTTCTTAAACATTGAAACTCATTTACCCAAACTAAAGAAAGTATATAAGGGTATTTATACAGTCTTATTTGTGGTTTTTGCAATGATTTTTATTAACAAACAAACATTAGAGTTAGCTTATCCTATCAGTAATCTAAATGGACTATTAAGTCTTGTATTGATATTGGCTTCAATGTTTGCAATTAGATTTAAGAAAATTCCTTTAGACCCTTATTTTTCAATTGGAATTTTCTTCTTGGTTATTGGATTACTAGGGTTTGTGATGAATAACCTAGGCATGCTCTCTACAAATTTTTACACATTAAACAGTTCTAAATTTGGTACAGGCTTCGAGGTTATATTTCTATCACTTTCCATGACTAATTTTTTAAGAAAATTAAGAGAGCAAAAAGAAAAATCGCAAGAATTGGCATTAAAAAAATCTGAAGAAATCAGTGAGCTCAAAACATATTTTATGTCTAACATAAGCCATGAACTAAGAACGCCAATTAATGCCATAATGGGTATTGTAGAAACAGAATTAGCAAATAATAGTAATTCTAAAGAAGACCGCAAAAAATATCAAGTTGTCCGTAATGCATCTATTAGTTTATTGAGTAATGTAAATGACATTTTAGATTTTGAAAAGATGGAAAAGAAAGAACTTGTTTTAAAAGAAGAAGTTTTTAACCCATCATTATTATTAAATCAAATCAGTGAAAATTGGAAAGCTGAGGCTCTTAAAAAAGGACTGAGTTATCGTTTTGAGATGGATTCAGAGATCACCACTAAGGTTGAGGGTGATGCAGACCGATTGCTACAAATTATTAATAATGTTTTAAGCAATGCTATAAAATTTACAAATTCGGGCACAGTTGTGTTTAAGCTTAAATGTGTAACACAGCCAAATAATTTTAGCAAATTTATATTTCAAATATCTGATACAGGTATTGGAATGGATAAAGAAAGTATGGCAACGGTCTTTGATAGTTTTAATCAAATGCGAAAAAACCATAAACGACAGTTTGGTGGAATTGGGTTAGGATTAAATATTGCAAAGCATCTGGTAGGTTTATTTAAAGGCTCCATAGAGATTCAAAGTGAACTTAACAAAGGAACAGAAGTGTTTATAGAAATACCATTAAAGAATGTTGTTGATAAAAGTGTAGAGATTCCTGTTGGCCAAAACAAAGAACTGCAAAATCCAATGCATATTTTGGTTGTAGAGGACAACAAACTTAACCAGATGGTAATGCGCAAATTGTTGAGTAGTTTTGATAATGTTACATTTTCTGTGGTAGATAATGGAAAAGAAGCAATAGAGGCTTTAAAGCAAGAGGTCTATGATTTAGTATTAATGGATCTGCAAATGCCAGAAATGGATGGTTATGAAGCAACAGAACTCATTAGAGGAGGCGAATTAGGTAATGTAACGGGAAACATACCTATAATTGCAGTAACTGCTGATGCTATGCAAGAAACCAGGCAACGTGTATTAGATTTAGGAATGAATGACTACATGACCAAACCTGTAAAAAGAGGTTTACTTTTACAGAAAATTAAAAACTGTTCGGAAGAAAGTAATAAGCTAAACATTGTGGCTTAG
- a CDS encoding alpha/beta hydrolase family protein gives MQVEENKILKREGKKPILLDTFYSKEFSNQPITIFCHGYKGFKDWGAWNLMAKSIAETGICFVKFNFSHNGGTMENPIDFPDLEAFGNNNYSKELDDLNDVIDWVISEFKNNSFVDVDNISLIGHSRGGGITIIKASEDKRIKKLITLASVCDFAKRTATIGNLEEWKENGVKYVINGRTKQQMPHYYQFYEDFKANEERLHIETAEKQLQVPHLIIHGNNDTSVKIEEAYALHQWNPNSHLKIIEAADHVFNVRHPWTKKLLSIELQAVVTSIKRFIKN, from the coding sequence ATGCAAGTAGAGGAAAATAAAATATTAAAGAGAGAAGGAAAAAAGCCTATTCTGTTAGACACTTTTTATTCCAAAGAATTTTCTAATCAGCCTATAACTATTTTTTGTCATGGTTATAAAGGTTTTAAAGATTGGGGAGCATGGAATCTTATGGCAAAATCTATTGCAGAGACTGGCATTTGTTTTGTAAAATTCAACTTTTCGCATAATGGAGGTACTATGGAAAACCCTATAGATTTTCCAGATTTAGAAGCTTTTGGAAACAACAATTATTCAAAAGAATTAGACGACCTTAATGATGTTATTGATTGGGTGATTTCAGAATTTAAGAATAACTCATTTGTAGATGTTGATAATATCTCTCTAATAGGTCATAGTCGTGGCGGTGGCATTACAATTATAAAAGCTTCAGAAGACAAAAGAATTAAAAAACTAATAACCTTAGCAAGTGTCTGCGACTTTGCAAAGCGAACAGCTACAATTGGAAATTTAGAAGAATGGAAAGAAAATGGTGTAAAATATGTAATCAATGGTAGAACTAAACAACAAATGCCACATTACTACCAATTTTACGAAGACTTTAAAGCTAATGAAGAACGATTACATATAGAAACTGCCGAAAAACAATTACAAGTGCCACATTTAATTATTCATGGCAACAATGACACTTCTGTAAAAATTGAAGAAGCTTATGCTTTACACCAATGGAATCCTAATAGTCACCTAAAAATCATTGAGGCAGCAGACCATGTGTTTAATGTAAGACATCCTTGGACTAAAAAGTTATTAAGTATTGAATTACAAGCTGTAGTTACCTCTATTAAAAGGTTCATCAAAAATTAA
- a CDS encoding PD-(D/E)XK nuclease family protein, translated as MSSFIKSVLLDLQDKGNTIEKLFFILPSKRAGVFLKHHLSKIINKPVFAPHILSIEEFVEEMSGLKTVSNTDTLFQLYNAYVDVTPKENQEPFEAFSSWAQILIQDFNEIDRYLGKQNSIFDYLQAIKEIDHWSLEAEQTDLVKSYLRFWKQLKTYYNVFTEKLLNNKQGYQGLIYREAVENLESYIENNAHKTHVFLGFNALNTCESLIIQGLLQSELAHVYWDIDDAFLQDNIHDAGLFIRQHKAKWNYFKTKSFNWITSNYSEKKNIEIIGVPKLVGQAKYIGQILERIGSENSDLKNTAVVLGEENLLIPVLNSIPKQIDQINVTMGLPLKFVPLASLFDLLFSIHKKPTTKYYFREVIDLISHPSIHSLFETEKSNYLSDISSYIQKNNLVYISTNQLKKIADKSVHNIIDLLYSSWENNPKTALSNCLGLIHLIKRNNSENLNSLDLEYLYRFHSLFNQLTELNDNYHYLNSIESLYRIYNDLLQTETLDFKGEPLEGLQVMGMLESRVLDFETIIISSVNEGILPSGKTNNSFIPFDVKLQNGLPTYKEKDAVYTYHFYRLIQRAKNVYILYNTEIDALKGGEKSRFITQMEVEGIHKINHTVVSPNVPVVEKKLKQISKTEAIVSKLKVLSSKGFSPSSLTNYVRNPIDFYYEKILGIKTFEDVEENIAANTLGSVIHNTLEDFYKPLEGKFLSIEDLKNFKLSIKKTVTHHFKDLYKDGDFTSGKNLIIFEIAQRYISNFINSEIEHLKAGNQIKILAIEADEKIELNIENIPYPIHLTGKVDRIDQFNGVTRVIDYKSGKVEQNKVEIIDWEDVTTDYDKYSKSFQVLCYAYMMNQKKRIELPIEAGIISFKNLNEGFLKFGKKESTRSKNKDQLITEDTLKKFEIELKKLIIEICNPNIDFIEKELD; from the coding sequence ATGAGCAGCTTTATTAAATCTGTACTATTAGACCTTCAAGATAAAGGCAATACTATAGAAAAATTGTTTTTTATCCTTCCCAGTAAAAGGGCTGGAGTATTTTTAAAACATCATCTTTCAAAAATAATTAACAAGCCGGTATTTGCTCCTCATATTCTCAGTATTGAAGAGTTTGTGGAAGAAATGTCAGGTCTAAAAACTGTGTCTAATACAGACACTTTATTTCAGCTATACAATGCTTATGTTGACGTTACACCAAAAGAAAACCAAGAACCTTTTGAAGCATTTTCTAGTTGGGCACAAATACTCATACAAGACTTTAATGAGATAGATCGATATCTTGGTAAGCAGAACTCTATTTTTGATTATCTACAAGCTATTAAAGAAATTGACCATTGGTCTTTAGAAGCAGAACAAACCGATTTAGTTAAATCTTATTTGAGGTTTTGGAAACAGTTAAAAACCTATTATAACGTTTTTACAGAGAAACTACTTAATAATAAACAAGGTTATCAAGGTTTAATATACAGAGAAGCTGTTGAAAACCTAGAGTCTTACATTGAAAACAACGCTCATAAGACCCATGTGTTTTTAGGTTTCAATGCATTAAATACTTGCGAATCTCTTATAATACAAGGTTTACTTCAAAGCGAATTAGCTCATGTATATTGGGATATAGACGATGCTTTTTTACAAGATAACATTCACGATGCTGGCCTTTTTATTAGACAACACAAAGCAAAATGGAACTACTTTAAAACAAAGTCTTTTAATTGGATAACATCTAATTATAGCGAAAAGAAAAATATTGAAATTATTGGCGTACCAAAATTAGTTGGGCAAGCAAAATATATTGGACAAATTTTAGAACGTATAGGTTCAGAAAATAGCGACTTAAAAAATACTGCTGTTGTTCTAGGTGAAGAGAATTTATTAATTCCTGTTTTAAATTCTATCCCCAAACAGATTGATCAAATTAACGTTACCATGGGATTACCGCTTAAATTTGTACCCTTGGCTTCGTTGTTTGATTTGTTATTTTCTATTCACAAAAAACCTACAACTAAATACTATTTCAGAGAAGTCATAGACCTTATTTCTCACCCTTCAATCCACAGTCTATTTGAAACCGAAAAAAGCAATTATTTAAGTGATATTTCAAGTTATATTCAAAAAAATAACTTGGTATACATCTCAACAAATCAACTTAAAAAAATTGCTGATAAATCTGTACATAATATAATCGACTTATTGTATAGCTCTTGGGAAAACAACCCAAAAACAGCCTTGAGTAATTGTTTAGGCCTCATCCACCTAATTAAACGCAACAATAGTGAAAATCTAAACAGTCTAGATCTAGAATATCTTTATCGATTTCATTCTTTGTTCAACCAATTAACTGAACTGAACGATAATTATCATTACTTAAACTCTATTGAAAGTCTATACCGTATTTACAATGATTTGCTACAAACCGAAACCTTAGACTTTAAAGGAGAACCGCTTGAAGGTCTTCAGGTTATGGGAATGTTAGAATCTCGTGTTTTAGATTTTGAAACTATTATAATAAGCTCTGTAAACGAAGGTATTCTACCATCTGGTAAAACAAATAATTCCTTTATTCCTTTTGATGTTAAACTACAAAATGGGCTCCCAACTTATAAAGAAAAAGACGCTGTTTATACCTATCACTTTTATAGGTTAATACAACGTGCCAAAAATGTTTACATACTGTACAACACAGAAATTGATGCGCTAAAAGGTGGTGAAAAAAGTAGATTTATAACCCAAATGGAGGTAGAAGGCATTCATAAAATTAATCATACCGTTGTTTCACCTAATGTACCTGTGGTTGAGAAAAAATTGAAACAAATTTCAAAAACTGAGGCTATTGTTTCTAAACTAAAAGTGCTTTCAAGTAAAGGCTTTTCTCCTTCTTCCTTAACCAATTATGTTAGAAACCCAATAGATTTTTATTACGAAAAAATATTAGGCATTAAAACGTTTGAAGATGTAGAAGAAAACATCGCTGCTAACACATTGGGCTCTGTAATACATAATACGTTAGAAGATTTCTATAAACCTTTAGAAGGCAAATTTCTCTCTATTGAGGATCTTAAAAACTTTAAACTAAGCATAAAAAAAACGGTTACTCACCACTTTAAAGATTTATATAAAGATGGTGATTTTACCTCTGGAAAAAACCTCATCATTTTTGAAATTGCCCAGCGTTATATTTCAAACTTTATTAATTCTGAAATTGAACACCTTAAAGCTGGCAACCAAATAAAAATATTAGCCATAGAAGCTGATGAAAAAATTGAATTAAATATTGAGAATATTCCTTATCCAATACACTTAACCGGAAAAGTTGATAGAATAGATCAATTTAATGGAGTTACTCGTGTTATAGATTATAAGTCTGGCAAGGTAGAACAAAATAAAGTAGAAATTATTGATTGGGAAGACGTCACTACAGATTATGATAAGTACAGTAAATCCTTTCAGGTTCTGTGCTACGCTTATATGATGAATCAAAAAAAGAGAATAGAATTACCTATTGAAGCTGGTATTATTTCATTTAAAAACTTAAATGAAGGCTTCCTTAAATTCGGCAAAAAAGAGTCAACACGTAGCAAAAACAAAGATCAACTTATCACAGAAGATACTTTAAAAAAATTCGAAATTGAACTTAAAAAACTCATTATAGAAATATGTAATCCTAACATAGACTTTATTGAAAAAGAGCTGGACTAA
- a CDS encoding OmpA family protein, producing the protein MKNLSRLLFAVVLLVSFSTAHAQDKNNPWAVTIGANAVDLYPVGEDMPQGDYFDEYFNVTDHWNVFPSLSTISVSRYLSDGFTFTATGSLNRIEKIGTYGDPMTGVETTATVDDLTYYGIDGRVSYSFMDLINSKSIDPYLGVGGGYTWVDDIGAGTLNGSLGFRYWFTEKLGIDVNSTYKHSFEDYLPKHFQHSVGLVLKFGGTDTDGDGIYDQDDACPEEAGLEIFNGCPDSDNDGIQDSKDDCPNTAGLAEFNGCPDSDGDGVMDKDDKCPSVAGLKSLAGCPDADGDGVADGDDNCPNEAGPAANNGCPWPDTDGDGILDKDDKCPNEAGVAANNGCPEVKPTEEVMETLNSYSRSILFDSGKATFQKQTDQVLQAMVAIFKQYPQANFSIEGHTDSDGSRKMNQSLSERRANAVRDYLIANGISADRLTAKGFGEDNPIANNNTRAGKKENRRVEVKLKN; encoded by the coding sequence ATGAAAAATCTTAGCAGATTACTTTTTGCCGTAGTGCTTCTTGTAAGTTTTAGTACTGCACATGCCCAAGACAAAAACAATCCGTGGGCTGTAACAATTGGTGCTAACGCAGTTGATTTATACCCTGTAGGTGAAGATATGCCTCAAGGTGACTACTTTGATGAATATTTCAATGTGACTGATCACTGGAATGTTTTCCCTTCTTTGTCTACGATTTCGGTATCTAGATACTTAAGTGATGGGTTTACTTTCACCGCTACTGGATCATTAAACAGAATAGAAAAAATAGGCACATATGGTGACCCTATGACTGGTGTGGAAACTACTGCAACAGTTGATGATTTAACTTATTACGGTATAGATGGTAGAGTATCTTACAGTTTTATGGATTTAATCAACTCTAAATCAATCGACCCATATCTTGGTGTTGGTGGTGGTTACACTTGGGTTGATGACATAGGAGCTGGTACTTTAAACGGTTCTTTAGGTTTCAGATATTGGTTTACTGAAAAACTTGGTATCGATGTTAACTCTACTTACAAGCATTCATTTGAGGATTACTTACCAAAGCATTTCCAACATTCAGTTGGTTTAGTTCTTAAGTTTGGTGGTACTGACACAGATGGTGACGGTATCTACGACCAAGACGACGCTTGTCCTGAAGAAGCTGGTTTAGAAATCTTTAATGGTTGTCCAGATTCTGACAACGATGGCATCCAAGATTCTAAAGACGATTGTCCTAATACTGCTGGTTTAGCTGAATTTAACGGTTGTCCAGATTCTGATGGTGATGGTGTAATGGACAAAGATGATAAATGTCCTTCTGTTGCTGGTTTAAAATCTTTAGCTGGTTGTCCAGATGCTGATGGTGACGGTGTTGCTGATGGTGATGATAACTGTCCTAACGAAGCTGGCCCTGCTGCTAACAACGGTTGTCCTTGGCCTGATACTGATGGTGATGGTATCTTAGACAAAGACGACAAGTGTCCTAACGAAGCTGGTGTTGCTGCTAACAATGGTTGTCCAGAAGTTAAGCCAACTGAAGAAGTTATGGAAACTTTAAACAGTTACTCAAGATCTATTTTATTTGACTCTGGTAAAGCGACTTTCCAAAAGCAAACTGATCAAGTATTACAAGCAATGGTTGCTATCTTTAAGCAATACCCTCAAGCTAACTTCTCGATTGAAGGTCACACTGATAGTGATGGTTCTAGAAAAATGAACCAATCTTTATCTGAAAGAAGAGCTAATGCTGTAAGAGATTACTTAATCGCTAATGGAATTAGTGCTGATAGATTAACAGCTAAAGGTTTTGGTGAAGACAACCCAATTGCTAACAACAACACAAGAGCTGGTAAGAAAGAAAACAGACGTGTAGAAGTTAAGTTGAAAAACTAA
- the kbl gene encoding glycine C-acetyltransferase, which produces MYGNIKAHLQQEIEDIKDAGLFKEERIITSPQGAEITLNTGQKVLNFCANNYLGLSSHPEVIKAAKDTLDTHGFGMSSVRFICGTQDIHKELEQKIADFYGTEDTILYAAAFDANGGVFEPLLSAEDAIISDSLNHASIIDGVRLCKAARYRYQNNDMADLETQLIAANENGARFKIIVTDGVFSMDGLVAPLDKICDLADKYDAMVMIDECHAAGFIGETGIGTLEEKGVLGRIDIITGTLGKALGGAMGGYTTAKKEIIEILRQRSRPYLFSNSLAPAIVGASIKVFDMLKNDTTLRDKVEWNTKYFKKGMKEAGFDIIDGDSAIVPVMLYDAKLSQTMANMLLEEGVYVIGFFYPVVPKEKARIRVQLSAAHTKEQLDKAISAFIKVGKRLEII; this is translated from the coding sequence ATGTACGGAAATATAAAAGCACATTTACAACAAGAAATAGAAGACATAAAAGACGCTGGTCTTTTCAAAGAAGAACGCATTATTACTTCTCCTCAAGGTGCTGAAATCACTTTAAATACTGGGCAGAAAGTTCTTAACTTTTGTGCAAACAACTATCTTGGCTTATCCTCGCATCCTGAAGTTATAAAAGCAGCAAAAGACACTTTAGATACGCATGGATTTGGGATGTCTTCAGTACGTTTTATTTGTGGCACTCAAGATATTCACAAAGAATTAGAGCAGAAAATTGCAGATTTTTATGGTACAGAAGACACTATCTTATATGCTGCTGCTTTTGATGCCAATGGTGGTGTGTTTGAACCTCTTCTTTCTGCTGAAGATGCTATAATTTCAGATTCTTTAAATCACGCTTCCATCATAGACGGTGTAAGACTTTGTAAAGCTGCCAGATATCGTTATCAAAATAATGATATGGCAGATTTAGAAACACAGCTTATTGCTGCAAACGAAAATGGTGCACGCTTTAAAATCATTGTTACCGATGGTGTGTTTTCTATGGATGGTTTGGTTGCTCCTTTAGATAAAATTTGTGACTTAGCCGATAAGTATGATGCTATGGTAATGATAGACGAATGCCATGCTGCAGGCTTTATTGGAGAAACAGGAATAGGCACGCTTGAAGAAAAAGGAGTCTTAGGCAGAATTGACATCATTACTGGTACACTAGGTAAAGCATTAGGTGGAGCAATGGGAGGCTACACAACAGCAAAAAAAGAGATTATAGAAATATTACGTCAGCGTTCTCGTCCTTATTTGTTTTCAAATTCTTTGGCACCTGCAATCGTAGGAGCATCGATTAAAGTTTTTGACATGCTTAAAAACGACACAACATTGAGAGATAAAGTTGAATGGAATACCAAGTATTTTAAAAAAGGTATGAAAGAAGCAGGTTTTGACATAATAGATGGAGATTCAGCTATTGTACCTGTAATGCTTTACGATGCCAAACTATCTCAAACAATGGCAAATATGCTATTGGAAGAAGGAGTTTATGTCATTGGGTTTTTCTACCCTGTGGTTCCTAAAGAAAAAGCAAGAATACGCGTACAACTTTCTGCAGCACACACAAAAGAACAACTAGACAAAGCTATAAGCGCTTTTATAAAGGTAGGGAAACGACTAGAAATTATTTAA